A segment of the Luteolibacter sp. Y139 genome:
ACCAATTGAAAATACTCCGGCCAATCCCTGGCAAGGGATTCGATGATGAAGCGATTGATTTCCGCCGAGGACGCATCATCCAGCCCCACGCTCTGCGGATGGTATTTCTCCAACCACTCCGCCCGCGCGGCCAACTTGCCCTCACGATAACGCGGATACTCCGCATCGAACTGAAACACCTTCGCGTCCGTCGCTCCATTGCCCGATTCGCTGCCCAAGGCCCGGAGGCCCGCGGCCACCTCATACTTCCCGTGCGCGAGCGGGAAGTAGCGGCAGGCAACGGGCAGGGAAGCACGGGTCATGCTCCCTCATGCGGATTCTTGGAGCCCGATGCGCCGGGGAATCGCCGCAAATCCCACAAGTACCACCCTTCCACTTTCTCGCGCGCCCACGGGGTCTTCCGCAGAAACGTGAGGCTGGACTTGATGCTCGGGTTATCAAGGAAGCACCGGACACGGATCCGCCGCCCCATTTCTTCCCACCCGTAGCGCTCCTGCAGCGTGCGGACGATCGTCTCCAGCGTCACCCCATGCAGCGGATCCCTCGGATGCTCCCGTGGTGCCTCTCCCTCTCTCATGGCTTCCTCGCTCATGCCTTGCGACCTTCGTCGTACTCGTAGAAATCGAACATCGTCATCAACTCCGCGCGATCCGCGAAGCCCCCATCGGTCTTGAACTTCTCGAACATCTCCGTCCCACCATCATCATCCCGCCAACCGCGCTTCCGGGCAAAGCCGTTCCACACGACATAGTCGATCGCATGCAGCCCGCGCCCCTCGCCGAGGCACCACGCAAACGTCTCCTCATCACTCGCCCCGCCGAGAATGCGGGCCTTCACGTCCGCATAGTCCACCCGCAGGAACGCACAAATCCGCCCGTCGAATCCCTTTCCGAGATAGTCATGATAGACCTCGGGAAGCTCCCCGGCTGCGTGCAGCCGGATTTTGTCACACATCCGCGGGAAATAGACGAGTCCCTGGGTCTGATCGTAGGCACTGCGAGGAAAGCGGGGCATGCCCGGACTCTCGCAGGATCGGCCCGCCGTGCAATCGTCATGACACACCCCGGCCCCCCGCGGGAAATCCGCTTGCCTGACCGGGCCGCGTCTGGTTCATTCCCGCCCGTTCCGCAAGGTAACGCCGATGTAGCTCAGGGGTAGAGCAGGTCATTCGTAATGATCAGGTCGGGGGTTCAATTCCCTTCATCGGCTCCATTTTATAAGGGTTTACCTGCACCTACCCGCACTTGGTTGCACCTTACCGTAGTGGGTTAGTGGCAATAATGGCAGGTGAAACATGCCCCGCCGCCCTCAATTTGATCCGGTCGAGAATGCCGACGGATGGTTGGTTTCAGTGCCGGCGTCCATGTCAGCGGAGGGCGAACGGCAGCGGCGCTTCTTTAGAAGCCCTCAACTGCCTTCGGTGGATTCTTCGTCGCTCCCACCCCGTCAATCTTTCTGTTCCATTCCAGCCCTGTCTGATTGCAGATGATGACCCGATCCCACTTCTCAGTGACTGCTGCCAAATACTCTCCCGGCTTGCCCGCCATCCAAGATTGAGCGATTCCGTCATCTGGACTTGCTCCATTGCGTCTCGGCTCTCTCGCCCATGCATTGACCTTCACGAGGTAATCAACTTCGTCGCTGTTGAAGCCTACAGCGCTTTTAAACTCGATGTGGTCGCATTTCCCGTCCTGCCCAAAGTGCGCGACGATGCTGATGCCGTTCTTGCTGAACTGAATCGCGGAAGGCCGCTTGTCCTGCGGGGTGCCTTTCCCGTACCGCTTTTCGCATTGTTCACGGGTCTCTTCAAAGCGGGCATTCGCAACTGTCACCAACGCCAAGGCAAGCAAGGGGAGGAGTTTCATCGTGGCCGGGATATCATGCCTGCCGCCGGGGTGAAGCGGAAATCGAAAAGCTGATTCTGGCAGGCAGTGGGAGCTTCCGCGCCCACGCGGACAGATCCCTTATAAATCGGCCCTTTGCATGCGCATTCGTAATGATCAGGTCGGGGGTTCAATTCCCTTCATCGGCTCCACTTTCAGCCCGTTCAGTCCAGCCAACGCTGGAAACCTGAGACCGGAACCTACGGCGTGATTTCCGCCCCCAGGCGCAGGAAACGCCGCAGCGGATTGCCGGGAAGCGTCTTTGAATCCGTCACGATCACCGGCCCCGTTCCGGCATCCTGCACTGCTGCCCCCGGGGCCACGGTCCAGGCACCATCCCCCACCTTCGTGGCCAAGGTCGTCCAACCTCCCCCGGCCAGCGAATCCGAAGCGCTGATCGTGATCGTCACCCCCGCCATCTGCGGCGGACGCGTGAAGGAAAACACCATCTTGTTCGCAGCCCCGACCACGGCGGAGTAACCGGGATTCGTCCCCGCGACCTTCGGATCCGTGCCCAGCACGAATTCCAGCACGTTCGCCACGCCGTCGCGATCGAAGTCGGCTCCGGGCAGCGCATCAGGACCATCGGCCAGCCCGCCAAACTGTGCCACGCGCCACGCATCGAACGGCGACACCGGCGGCGGGTCGCTGCCCCACACCTCGAAGTTGTAGAGCGAGTAACCGTAGCCCGTAGTACGAGTGGTGCCGTACATCCGGACATAGCGCCCCGTGAAATTCAGATTGTCGTAGGTGAGATCCGTGCCGGTCGTGTTGTTATTCGTCACCGTCACCATGTCGGCCCACGGACCATTCGAGGAATCGGCCACCTGCAGCTTGTAGTTCTTCCCACCTGCGTTCTCCCACTTCAGAACCACCTTGCGGATCGACTTCGTCGCACCCAGATCGATCCACATCCACTGCGGATCCACGCCATGGATCGATTCCCACCGGCTGGTGGTGAAGTTCAGGTCCACCGCCGCGGCACCCGTGCTGTTGCCATTGATGCTGCTCGAGGCATCGGTCGGCCGACCGACGGACAGGTTCACAATGTTCGGCGCGATCACCAGCGTGAGCGTCGCCGTGTCCGTGCCGTGCGCATTGGTGGCGGAGATCGTGACATTCCCCGAGAAAGCCACCGAAGGCGTCCCGGAGATCACGCCCGTGGACGTGTTGAGGGAAAGCTCGCCGGGCAAGCCGGTGGCGGCGAAACTCGTAGGCGTATTCGTCGCGGCAATCGTATAGCTGAAAGGACTGCCCACCGTGCCATTCGCCGTCGCAGCGCTGGTGATGTCCGGCACCGGACCGGTGGTCACCGTCAGCGACAGCGTCGCATTCGCGGTCCCATTGGCATTCGTCGCCGAGATCCCGACGTTACTGGTCCCGGCAGACGTAGGCGTCCCATGGATCTGCCCCGTTGCGGTATTGATCTGCAAACCTGCGGGCAACCCGGTTGCCCCGTAGCTGCTTGGGTAATGCGTGGCCGCGATCTGGTAGCTGAAGGCAGTGTTAACGATGCAGCTCGCCGTGAGCCCGCTCGTGATCACCGGCGGCAGCACGCTTTCATCGAAGTCCATGCCCCACACCTCGAAGTTGTAGAGCGAATAGCCATACGGCATAGTACGAGCCGTGCCGTACATCCGCACATAACGGCCGGTGAAATCCAGATTGTCATAGACTAGGTTCGTGCCCGTCGTCGTGTTCCCCGTCACCGTCACCATGTCGACCCACGGGCCGCCCGCATTGTCGGACACCTGCAGCTTGTAATCCTTGCCGCCGGCATTCTCCCACTTCAGCACGATCTTCCGGATCTCCTTCAGCGCACCGAGATCGATCGACATCCACTGTGGATCCACGCCATGGATCGACTCCCACCGGCTTCCATTGAAGTCCAGGTCCACCGCCGCTGCTCCGGTGCTCCCCGCATTGATGCTGCTCGAGGCATCGGTCGTCCTGCCCACTGAAAGGTTCGCGATGAACGAAAGGCTCAGCGTCTCGCTGTCCGTGCCATTGGCATTCGTCGCCGTGATCGTCACCGTGCTCGATCCCGTCTGGGTCGGAGTGCCGGAGATTTCACCCGTCGTCGTATTGAAGGCAAAACCCGACGGCAGCCCGCTCGCGGTGAAGCTCACCGGATTGTTCTGCGCCCCGATGATGTAGGAGAATGCCACATTCACCGCACCGGTCGCGGCCAGCGGACTCGTGATCACCGGCGGCGGTCCCGCCGTGATCGTGAAGACCAGCGTTGCCGACCCCGTCCCATTGTCATTCGTCGCGGTGATCGTGCTCTCCACAGTGCCCGCAAGCGTGGGCGTTCCCGAAATCACTCCCGTCGAGGAATTCAGCAACAACCCCGCCGGCAAGTTCGTGGCATCGAAGCTGACCGGCAAATTGATCGCCGTGATCTGATAGATGAACGGCACCCCAACCACCGCCGACTTCGCCAGCGCGCTGTCGATCTCCGGCGGCGCGTCTGGATCCGGCGGCGTGAGCTGGTTGATCCAGTCGCGAATGAGCGCCTGCTGCGCCAGCGACATCGGATCACCCGGACGCATCGAGGTCCCCACCTGCGGCGGCGAAGCCCCCAGCTTCTCCATCAAGTAACTGCGCGCAGCGGAGCCGGACTGCACCAGCTTCACCCCCGGCGCTTCGCCGCTCTCCTTGTCGACCAGCTCGCTGTAAACCGCAGCCGCCTGCAAATCGAGGCCGAAGCTGTTAGTGGCGATGTCATTGTGGCAAGCCGAGCACAAGCTGCTCAGGATCGGCTTGATCTGCGTCTCGAAATTCACATTCGGCGTCACCGCGATGCCCGACAGATCCACCTCGTTCAAGCCACCGTGATACAGCCCGATGGTTAGATCCTTCACCACGGTTCCGCTGCCACCCACCGCCGCGGTCGCCTTCACCTTGCCATGGCTCGCAGCCAGCGTGTCGGCGCTCGTATCGAGATGGAAAGTCGCATTGCCCGCTCCCGTGGGAATCGGCACGTGATAGTAGCCCAGCACATCCGCCACCAGGCGATGATCCACTCCGCTCGCCGGAATACCCGACCCGGGAAGGAAATCCCGCCCACCTGCGAAATCCTGATAGCTTCCCGCCGCACCCCGCGAAATCCCCACATCCACTTGCGCAGGCGCACCCTTCGTATCCAGCGCACGACCGCGCAGCATCGTATTGGAAAGATGGAAGTCCACCGATGCAGCCTGGCTCGCTCCAGTGGTCGAAAGCGCCACCCCCGCATACGCCACCTCCACCCCATCACCAGCCGGCTCACCCGCCGACACCACCATCGCGTTGCCCGTGATCTGCGCCGAGAAAGTCACATTGATCCCCCCGCCCGCCGCGACCGCAAGCGCATTGCCTGCTCCGCCCGTGCCTCCCGACACCGCCAACGGCGTCACGCCATCCTTCTGATAGAAACGCAGCTCCGTAGCCGCCGCGAGTCCGCTCGCCGGCAGCGTCCGCCCATCCTCGATCTGACCTGTTAGAGTAATCGTCGTCGCATGATACGAGGTCACCGTCCTGACCTCCGAGTCCTGCAAACCCTGCGCGTTCGCAATCGTCAGCGTCACCTCATAAACCCCGGGCGCCGTATAAGTGTGAACCGGATTCTGCGCAGCCGAAACACCGCCATCACCGAAATTCCAGCTCCACGAGCTCACGCTGCTCCCCGGCGCAGTCGAACCATCCGTAAAGCTCACCTGCAATGGCGACTGCCCGCTCTGCGGCGTCGCCGTGAAAGCCGCCACCGGCTGCGTCCCACCCACAAACCGGATCCGCGCCAGCCGGTTATCGGTGCCAGTCGCCGCACCCTGATCGCACGAGGTGTAATATAGCGCCCCATCCGGACCCGCCGTGAAGCTCGCGATATTGTGACCGAAGTTGTCGGCAAACGCACCGCCCCCATCCGCCGGCACCGGCGTCAGCGTATCCAGGTTCGCGCCCGTCAGCGTCCACCGCCGCACCTCGCTGCTATGGCGCGAATTGTAGAGCGTCGGCGCGCCACCGACCGAAAGCGGCCCGCTGCGGATGATCGCGATTCCCGTCTTCGAGGGCGAGGAAGTGTCCAGGACCTTCCGCTTGCCATCGCCGGAGTTGCCCGTGAACTGGTCCGGCCAACCGCCATCCGCCCCTTTCTCGATGCGCGTGATGCGGTCCGTCCCGTCGCCATTTTCCGAAACGTAGAGCACATCCGGAATCGGCGCGGCGGGGTCAAAGGTGAAGCGGAAAGGATTCCGGTAGCGCGCCGACCAGATCCTCGCCCGCACCGCATTCACATCACCGGCATAGTAGGGATTCGTCGCCAGCCCCTTCCCGTCGGAAGAGCTGATCTTGAGAATCTTCCCGTTGTAGAGACTCAGGTCGCCCACCAGATCACGGTTCCCGTCGTCCCCGATCATCACATAGAGATTGTGCGGATCGTTGGGATGGAAAGCGATGTCCCCCGCCTTGTGAATCCCCACCGTGTTCGGCAGCCCGCTGAGCAGTATCACCTCTGAACCCGGCACTACCGCGGTAAATGCCGCGTTCGAAGTCATACGCACGATCCGCTGGTCCGTCGCGGTCGCGTAGAGCACGTAGAGGTAGCGGTTGTTCTGGAAATCGGGATCCAGCGTCATCCCCGTCATCCCGCTCTCCGCAGTCGTGGTCACCTGCGATACCAGATTCGCGAACACCACCGGCGCCCCGAAGGTCGTCGCCGAAGTCGGCGAAAGCACCAGCACCCGCCCCTGCTTCTCGCACACCCACAAGCGCCCCGCGAAATCGAAGCGCATCGAGATCATGCCATTGCCCTGATAGATCGTCTCCTGCACGAAGCCGGACGCGCTGAACGTCGCCGCCTTCGCCGCTTGGGGAACCAGTAAGCCCAGCGCGCAGAATAGAGTGGAAAGGATCGGGTGTTTCATCAGTCAGGTCGTTCAAAGCGTATCCTATAATGCAGGATCGGGAAGGCCGCCGACTGGCCCCCTGTCGCTCATACGCACCCAACATCCAAATAATGCAACTTTATGCAACAAAATGCTTCGGATTTCTTCAAGAAGCGATCTCTATAGCCTCCCTCACTTCAATCCGAAAGGATTCGTACCCTTCCCTCCCACCGCCTCAACCACTGGAGTCGTGCCATCATAAAGGTCGATCCTTCCACCCGCTTGGCAAACCAGCTTGAGCCGGTCCGGCGAAAGAACCTCCGCGCTCATGTCCTTCGCCTCACGCTTCAACGCGCCCACACCCTTGGCCTCGAGCACCACCTCCCCACCATGCGGCGCAGTCAGGATGATCCACCGCACCTTCCCCTGCCCCGCCGCGGCACTCACCTCGAAACCACCCTCTGCCGTGAAGCCGCGGAAAACCGTCCGCTCCCACTTCGGCGACAACGCCGGAAAGACATGAATCACCCCATTCTGGCTGCGGAAAGCCATCTCCTGCAACACCGCCGCACCATGCAGCGGCGTCTCCATCACCGGCGCGGTGCCTTCCTTGTAGAGCGTGTTGGGCTGAATGAATTTCTGGAAGCCATCAAGCAAGCCCTGCGCCCGCGCCCCATCCCCGAGGATCGCCGACATCGCGATGCCTCCGGTGAAGGAGTATCCCTGCAGCGCCCCCTTCTTCGAGTGCCAGTGATCCAGGTTCGACTTGATCCACTCCGCCCCATCGCTCTCCGGCGTCACCAGCCCATACGGATAGATCATCAGCAGGTGCGACCAATGCCGGTGACTTTTCTCAAACGGCATCCCCGCCCCGATGAAATACGAATGCTCATTCTTCGGAAACGGCACCAGCTTCTCAAGGATCCGCTTCCACTCCGGCACCAGCGGATCCTTCGTGCCAAATTTCCCATCCAGCTCTAACAAGGTCCGGCAACCCCACCTCAGCCCCGCGAGATCGTAGTTCGCATCAGGCGCCTCGCCATACTCCGGGCTATGCGTCTTCGGCAGATGCAGGAAGCCATCAGCCCCTTCGGCAAGGAAATGCCGGTGGTAATTCACCGCCCGCTTCAGCAGCGGGAAAAGCTGCTCCTTCCCCATCTTCTCATCCATCGACACCCGATAGTGCCGATAGAGATTGTGGCACATCCACAACAGGTTCCCCGCCTCCATCCCGATATCCGCACGCTCCCGGATCGCACGTCCGCCCGGCTCCCCCGCCCATCCAAAAAGATCCGGCCCCGTATTTCGGCACAGCGCCGCCGAGTCCGCCCGATACTTCTCCTCCACCGAACGGATCATCCCATCCAGCCCCGCCGCCAGATGCCTCGGCACCGCCCCCGCCTCCGCATAACGGGCCGATGAATAAAACGGTGAGTAGCTGAGCTGCACATTCAGATTCCACCACGTCGCCGACCAACCCGACGGCTGGAACCACGGCCCGCTATTGTCGATCAAACCCCGCTCCGCCCGCGTCGCCGACGCCATCTTGTAAACCTGGATCCAGTAAAAGGACTCCCAATAGGGATCACCGAAGCTGAAGAAGCTCTTCGGATACCACTGGTGCCACCACTCGCGGTGCGAACTCTCAAGCGAAGCAAAAGCAGCCGATGCCGATGCCTTCACCCGTTCCTGCGCGAATGCCACAGGGACCTCCTTGAGATCGTACATCGTCGTCCAAAACAACCTGCCCTCCTTCTCCTCCCACGCCGTGACGTATCCTCCCCCGGCAGCAAGGGCTTGATCCAAATGCCCCTTGCTACGATCTCCCTCGTACTTCAGCGAAGGATTCGGAACCCGTTCTTTGCGAAACTCCGCCGGCAGCTTGCTCTCCCGCGGGCTCACCGAAGGCTCGGCCACGAACTCCAGCGTGGCACCGCTCTCCCCGCCACTCCGCTTCAACTCGATCACGCCCGTCCCGTTCGTCGCGTGAATGAACATCCGCCACGCGATCTCGCCGCGATCCGTCACCACCGTCCCACGCGCCTCCGCATTCCACAGATCAATGCGGGCCGTGCTCTTCCCCGCATCAATCTTCCCCTCCGTCTTCAACTCGAAGCTCCCCACCGGAAGCCGCCCCCGGTTCTGCACCTCGATCGCATCCAGCACCTTCCCCTGCCACACATCATCCGTCCGATGATCATGCACCCGATTGCTCCCCACCTGAAAACTCATCACCCGCTCTCCCCCGAGCCGCGCCATCATCCCCAGCTCGCCATCCCCCACGAACGGAGCCTCCCACCACTCCTTCCCCATCCGGTTCCAAACCGGATCGTGCCCCGCGAGAAAGGACCGCCAATCAACCCTCTCCTCCAACCCCGACGCCGGAAACACCGAAGCAAAAACCAACAACGCGGCAAACAGGGCTTTCATGGAATCCCCACGCTGCCAAACGACTCCACAGAACGGCAAGCCACATTTGTCATACAAATTTATCCATGCACCCCAGAGACCCGCAGCCTTGCACCATCCAGCCCTTCCGCTAGAGTGATGAGGCATGAACGCCGTTCTGGATCTCCCCGAAATCGGCGACCGGCACGCCTTCAATCTGGCGCGCTGGCAGGAAATCTGCGCCGACCCTCAGGTGCGCACCATCGAAGGCCGGGTCGAGTCGGATGCACACGGTCACATCCTCATGAGTCCTCCCCCGGCATTCGAGCATTCACAATTCCAGTATCGAATCGCACGCCTGCTTGGCGAACATCTGGGACATGACGGAGCCTCCACGGAGTGCCCCGTCTCCACGACCAAAGGGATCCGCGGCATTGATTCTGTCTGGATCTCGGCCGAACGGCGAACGCAAGCCCTCCGCAGTGGAGTCCTTGTGATTGCTCCAGAGATTTGCGTGGAGGTGATTTCGCCCGGCAATACCCGCAACGAAATGGAAGAGAAGCGTTCCCTTCTCTTCCAAGCCGGAGCCGACGAGGTCTGGTTCTGCGACACCAAGGGACGCATGTCCTTCTTCCTGCGCGATGCCCCTTCGGTAGCCGCCGGGAAGTCGCTCCATTGTCCGGACTTCCCGGAATCGATCGGCTAGGCAAAGCTCCCGCGTGCCCGTCGCCATGCTCATCCTCGCCTGCGTCTTGTGGGCGGTCAGCTTCCCCGTCATCAAGGCGCTGAACCTCGAGCAAACCGCGCGGCTGCCGGGAGCTTCCGAGACCTTTCTGGCGATCTGGCTGCAGATGGCCCGCTTCGCTTTGGCGGCAGCCATCATGATCCCGCTCATCGCGCACCAGTTGCCGACGCGCAAGGAACTCATCCAGGGCACCCGGCTCGGCCTCTGGGGTGGACTAGGCATGGCACTCCAAGCATGGGGACTCAATTACACCGAAGCCTCCACCTCCGCCTTCCTCACCCAAGCCTACTGCGTGATCCTCCCGCTCGTCGCCTGCATCAAGACCCGCCGTGCCCCGACGCTGAAAGTGCTCACCGCCACCGCGCTCGTCATCATCGGCGGCGCCATCCTCTCCGGCGTGAAACCCGGCGAACTCAAGATCGGCAGGGGCGAGGCCGCCACCCTCGCCGCCGCCTTCATCTTCACCTTCCAGATCCTCACACTGGAAAATCCGAAGTATGACGGAAACCGCGGCATCCCCGTCACCTTCGCCATGTGCGCGGCCATCGCCGTGATCTTCCTCCCGGTCGTCGCCTTCCTCGCCCCCACTCCCGCCCACCTGATTTCACCCGGCGCGACCTGGCAGGCCTTCACCCTCATCCTCGTCCTCGCCCTCGTCTGCTCGGTCGGCGCCTATGGCCTCATGAATACCTGGCAGCCCCGCGTCTCCGCCACCGAGGCCGGCCTCATCTACACCACCGAGCCAGTCTTCACCGCCGCCTTCGTGCTGTTCCTGCCAGCCATGTTAGGTCAACTTGTCCACAGCGGCTATCCGAACGAATCCCTCACCTTCTCACTCGTCGCAGGGGGCTCCCTCATCCTCGCCGCCAATCTCCTGATGCAATGGAAACGCCGTCCACATCCTCCCGCCATCGCTCCGGCCCCGTGAAAGTCCTCTGCTTCATCGGCCGCAATCTGCTGCGGCTGCTGATGCTGATCCCCGCACTCTGGTGCTTCGGCGCGATCTACTTCGACGGCCCCTTTCCCGGATCGGGGAACATGATCCTCGGCATCCTCTGGGTCGCGCTCACCGTCTTCCTCCTCTTCCGCGCCCGCTCGAAGCGCGATCGCTGGCTCTCCTTCGCCGCCGGCCTCGCCATCGTCATCATCCCGTGGTCCTTCAAGAAGCCCCGCAATGACCGCGACTGGTCACCGGAATACGCCCGCACCGCCAATGCCAAGGTCGAGGGCGACGCCGTCACCTTCACCAATTTCCGCAACTTCGGCTACACCCTCGATGGCACCGTCACCGAGCGCTGGGAAACCCGCACCGTCCACCTGTCCAAGCTCCGCGGCATCGACTTCTTCCTCAACTACTGGGGCTCTCCATCGATCGCCCACCCCATCTTCTCCTTCGACTTCGGCGATGAAGGACAGGTCGCCTTCTCCATCGAGACCCGTCGCGAAAAGGGCGAGACCTACACCGCCCTCGGCGGCCTCTATAAACTCTACGAACTCACCTACCTCGTCGGCGACGAGCGCGACTTCATCCGCGTCCGCACCAATATCCGTGAGGGCGAGGACGCCTACCTCTTCCGCCTCGCCACGCCGCCGGACAAGGCCCGCGAGCGCTTTCTTGAGTACGTCACCCAGATCCAGGCCCTCGCCGCCAAGCCGCGCTTCTACAACGTCCTCACCGCGAACTGCACCACCGCCATCCGCTCGCAGCTCAACGTCGAAAAGAAGTTCATCCCCGACAAACGGCTCATCATTAATGGCAAGCTCGATGAACTCTTCGCCGAGCGCGGCCTCTTCGCCGTGAAGGACATGCCCCTCCCCGAACTCAAGGAGCGCGGCCACGTCGATGATCGCGCGATGCACGCTCAAGATGATCCGGAGTTCTCCAAAAAAATCCGCGAGACAGTGCCCGGATATGATCCGTAAGTCTGCAATTTCTGCAAACGTCAGAAATTAGATTTTCCTAAGGATGTCGTTGGGATTGAGTGGGGTGTTCTTTTACCCTTCCCATGAAATTCCGCCATCACCTCCCGGCTGTGGCGCTGCTTGCCCTAACTGGCAGTGCCTCCGCGATCAAAATTGAGATCCGTTACGACTACGACACGAACGGGTTTTTTACAGCCAATCCTCAGGCCAAGACGGTCCTCAGGGCCGCCGCCGATTTCTACGAACCGCTGATCAAGGATTCGCTCGGCACCATCAACCCCGCCGCCAGTGGCTACACTTGGAGCGGCAAGATCGAGCATCCCGGGACAGGCACTGCCAGCTTTGTCGTCCCGGGCTTTGTCGTCCCTGCCGATACCATCGTGATTTTCGCGGGTGGCCGCGCTCTCGGCGGTGCTGCCGGAAAGGGCGGCTATGGAGGAGTCAGCATCTCCGGCGACTCGGATTGGATCACGCTGGTCCGCTGCCGTGGGCAGACAGGCGCGATTGCCTCGCCCGCCACCGACTTCGGACCCTGGGGTGGATACGTCAGCTTCGATACCGGCATGTCCTGGAACTTCTCCATGACGAATCCCACGGCCAGCGGCGTCCCCTTCCTCTCCGTCGCGCTTCATGAACTCGGCCACGCACTCGGCATCGGTACGTGTCCTTCATGGACCGCCAAGGTCTCCGGCAGCAATTTCACCGGCGCCCGTGCGGTGCAGGTATACGGCGGAAACGTCCCGCTTGATACCTTGAGTCCTGGCCACTGGAAGGACGACAAGAACGGCGACCCGGGGGTCCCCAGCAAGGCCTACGGCTCGTTTGGCTCTCCACACGGACTCGTGCAGGTCGGACTCATGGATCCAGTCGTTCCCTCGGGCAGCACCAACAACCTGGTGGTAACCGACATCGATCTCGCCGCCCTGCGCGATGTCGGCTGGCAACTCGATCCACCGCTGAATCTCACCTCCCCGAAACCCAGGCCCACCGGCAGCCCGCTTGTCTTCTCATGGCCCAGCACCACTGGCTTCACCTACCGGCTCCAGCGCAGCCCGTCCCTCGCAGCGGGCTCATGGACTGACCTCTCGACCCAGGCGGGAAATGGCTCCACCCAGCAATTCTCATCGGCTGCCTCCGGCCTTCCAAAGGCCTTCTACCGCCTGACCACCGAACCTGCCGCCGCCCCCGCACCGCTCGCTGCGCCCGTTACCTTCGGACCCCTCTCCACCGAGACTCCGCCAGGCGGAGTCGAAGGC
Coding sequences within it:
- a CDS encoding VF530 family protein, coding for MSEEAMREGEAPREHPRDPLHGVTLETIVRTLQERYGWEEMGRRIRVRCFLDNPSIKSSLTFLRKTPWAREKVEGWYLWDLRRFPGASGSKNPHEGA
- a CDS encoding DUF5069 domain-containing protein, producing the protein MPRFPRSAYDQTQGLVYFPRMCDKIRLHAAGELPEVYHDYLGKGFDGRICAFLRVDYADVKARILGGASDEETFAWCLGEGRGLHAIDYVVWNGFARKRGWRDDDGGTEMFEKFKTDGGFADRAELMTMFDFYEYDEGRKA
- a CDS encoding putative Ig domain-containing protein produces the protein MKHPILSTLFCALGLLVPQAAKAATFSASGFVQETIYQGNGMISMRFDFAGRLWVCEKQGRVLVLSPTSATTFGAPVVFANLVSQVTTTAESGMTGMTLDPDFQNNRYLYVLYATATDQRIVRMTSNAAFTAVVPGSEVILLSGLPNTVGIHKAGDIAFHPNDPHNLYVMIGDDGNRDLVGDLSLYNGKILKISSSDGKGLATNPYYAGDVNAVRARIWSARYRNPFRFTFDPAAPIPDVLYVSENGDGTDRITRIEKGADGGWPDQFTGNSGDGKRKVLDTSSPSKTGIAIIRSGPLSVGGAPTLYNSRHSSEVRRWTLTGANLDTLTPVPADGGGAFADNFGHNIASFTAGPDGALYYTSCDQGAATGTDNRLARIRFVGGTQPVAAFTATPQSGQSPLQVSFTDGSTAPGSSVSSWSWNFGDGGVSAAQNPVHTYTAPGVYEVTLTIANAQGLQDSEVRTVTSYHATTITLTGQIEDGRTLPASGLAAATELRFYQKDGVTPLAVSGGTGGAGNALAVAAGGGINVTFSAQITGNAMVVSAGEPAGDGVEVAYAGVALSTTGASQAASVDFHLSNTMLRGRALDTKGAPAQVDVGISRGAAGSYQDFAGGRDFLPGSGIPASGVDHRLVADVLGYYHVPIPTGAGNATFHLDTSADTLAASHGKVKATAAVGGSGTVVKDLTIGLYHGGLNEVDLSGIAVTPNVNFETQIKPILSSLCSACHNDIATNSFGLDLQAAAVYSELVDKESGEAPGVKLVQSGSAARSYLMEKLGASPPQVGTSMRPGDPMSLAQQALIRDWINQLTPPDPDAPPEIDSALAKSAVVGVPFIYQITAINLPVSFDATNLPAGLLLNSSTGVISGTPTLAGTVESTITATNDNGTGSATLVFTITAGPPPVITSPLAATGAVNVAFSYIIGAQNNPVSFTASGLPSGFAFNTTTGEISGTPTQTGSSTVTITATNANGTDSETLSLSFIANLSVGRTTDASSSINAGSTGAAAVDLDFNGSRWESIHGVDPQWMSIDLGALKEIRKIVLKWENAGGKDYKLQVSDNAGGPWVDMVTVTGNTTTGTNLVYDNLDFTGRYVRMYGTARTMPYGYSLYNFEVWGMDFDESVLPPVITSGLTASCIVNTAFSYQIAATHYPSSYGATGLPAGLQINTATGQIHGTPTSAGTSNVGISATNANGTANATLSLTVTTGPVPDITSAATANGTVGSPFSYTIAATNTPTSFAATGLPGELSLNTSTGVISGTPSVAFSGNVTISATNAHGTDTATLTLVIAPNIVNLSVGRPTDASSSINGNSTGAAAVDLNFTTSRWESIHGVDPQWMWIDLGATKSIRKVVLKWENAGGKNYKLQVADSSNGPWADMVTVTNNNTTGTDLTYDNLNFTGRYVRMYGTTRTTGYGYSLYNFEVWGSDPPPVSPFDAWRVAQFGGLADGPDALPGADFDRDGVANVLEFVLGTDPKVAGTNPGYSAVVGAANKMVFSFTRPPQMAGVTITISASDSLAGGGWTTLATKVGDGAWTVAPGAAVQDAGTGPVIVTDSKTLPGNPLRRFLRLGAEITP
- a CDS encoding glycosyl hydrolase family 95 catalytic domain-containing protein — translated: MKALFAALLVFASVFPASGLEERVDWRSFLAGHDPVWNRMGKEWWEAPFVGDGELGMMARLGGERVMSFQVGSNRVHDHRTDDVWQGKVLDAIEVQNRGRLPVGSFELKTEGKIDAGKSTARIDLWNAEARGTVVTDRGEIAWRMFIHATNGTGVIELKRSGGESGATLEFVAEPSVSPRESKLPAEFRKERVPNPSLKYEGDRSKGHLDQALAAGGGYVTAWEEKEGRLFWTTMYDLKEVPVAFAQERVKASASAAFASLESSHREWWHQWYPKSFFSFGDPYWESFYWIQVYKMASATRAERGLIDNSGPWFQPSGWSATWWNLNVQLSYSPFYSSARYAEAGAVPRHLAAGLDGMIRSVEEKYRADSAALCRNTGPDLFGWAGEPGGRAIRERADIGMEAGNLLWMCHNLYRHYRVSMDEKMGKEQLFPLLKRAVNYHRHFLAEGADGFLHLPKTHSPEYGEAPDANYDLAGLRWGCRTLLELDGKFGTKDPLVPEWKRILEKLVPFPKNEHSYFIGAGMPFEKSHRHWSHLLMIYPYGLVTPESDGAEWIKSNLDHWHSKKGALQGYSFTGGIAMSAILGDGARAQGLLDGFQKFIQPNTLYKEGTAPVMETPLHGAAVLQEMAFRSQNGVIHVFPALSPKWERTVFRGFTAEGGFEVSAAAGQGKVRWIILTAPHGGEVVLEAKGVGALKREAKDMSAEVLSPDRLKLVCQAGGRIDLYDGTTPVVEAVGGKGTNPFGLK
- a CDS encoding Uma2 family endonuclease, which produces MNAVLDLPEIGDRHAFNLARWQEICADPQVRTIEGRVESDAHGHILMSPPPAFEHSQFQYRIARLLGEHLGHDGASTECPVSTTKGIRGIDSVWISAERRTQALRSGVLVIAPEICVEVISPGNTRNEMEEKRSLLFQAGADEVWFCDTKGRMSFFLRDAPSVAAGKSLHCPDFPESIG